A window of the Bdellovibrio sp. ZAP7 genome harbors these coding sequences:
- a CDS encoding retropepsin-like aspartic protease produces MPILLDQSGLFPQVECSLQGIPGLCALDLGAENTFISAKAAKGLKIIGEQSMQTLGGIQTYPTVEIKSLKIGSEQLAQNLKALVQLEIPTTSGQELIGTLGADTIKDKTLIIDNARILSNSAAIYINPTQEQLKPFKTTGKLVPAKRPIIEIKIGNKTAKALVDTHAQSAVTGTFVKNNPELFQLLGRQQKTDIAGFTKFYMMAQPTEQICIQNQCSKNLWPYLVIPPQENIDIILGIDHIQQYTWLLSPRTATFSAIKKKK; encoded by the coding sequence ATGCCTATTTTATTAGACCAATCCGGCCTATTTCCCCAAGTCGAATGCTCCCTTCAAGGTATCCCAGGTTTGTGCGCCCTTGATTTAGGAGCAGAAAACACTTTCATTTCGGCGAAAGCAGCCAAAGGCTTAAAAATCATCGGCGAACAATCCATGCAAACCCTGGGTGGGATACAAACATATCCAACGGTAGAAATTAAATCGTTAAAAATAGGCAGCGAACAGCTAGCGCAAAACTTAAAAGCCTTAGTGCAACTAGAAATCCCAACAACCTCAGGCCAAGAACTGATCGGCACCCTCGGAGCTGACACCATCAAAGACAAAACCCTCATCATCGACAACGCTAGAATCCTGTCAAATTCAGCAGCAATCTACATCAACCCAACACAAGAACAATTGAAGCCCTTCAAAACCACAGGCAAACTGGTCCCGGCAAAACGTCCCATCATAGAAATCAAAATAGGAAACAAAACCGCTAAAGCACTTGTAGACACGCACGCCCAAAGCGCAGTGACCGGTACCTTCGTAAAAAACAATCCAGAACTCTTCCAACTATTGGGCCGCCAACAAAAAACCGACATAGCGGGCTTCACAAAGTTTTATATGATGGCGCAACCCACAGAGCAAATCTGCATCCAAAACCAATGCTCCAAAAACCTATGGCCCTACTTGGTAATCCCACCCCAAGAAAATATAGATATCATCTTAGGCATCGACCACATCCAACAATACACCTGGCTGCTATCTCCAAGGACCGCCACCTTTTCCGCAATTAAAAAGAAAAAATAG